A stretch of the Thermodesulfobacteriota bacterium genome encodes the following:
- a CDS encoding VOC family protein, translated as MAKVKPIPDGMHTVTPHLVCKDAAKAIDFYEKAFGAKTVARLDMPGGGKLMHACLHLGDSAVMLADEFPDWNSLGPNSRGGTTVVLHIYVPDADAFFEKAIKEGAEVVMPLGDAFWGDRYGQLKDPFGHVWSVATHVKDLTPEEIAEAAKTAMSEGCGDKK; from the coding sequence ATGGCAAAAGTTAAACCGATACCCGACGGGATGCATACAGTTACGCCGCACCTCGTATGCAAGGACGCTGCCAAGGCTATAGATTTTTACGAGAAGGCGTTCGGCGCGAAGACGGTCGCGAGGCTCGACATGCCGGGCGGGGGGAAGCTCATGCACGCGTGCCTACACTTAGGGGATTCGGCCGTGATGCTGGCGGACGAGTTCCCGGACTGGAACTCGCTCGGGCCGAACAGCCGGGGCGGGACTACGGTCGTTCTGCATATATATGTCCCCGACGCCGACGCCTTTTTCGAAAAGGCGATCAAGGAGGGGGCCGAGGTGGTCATGCCGCTCGGGGACGCCTTCTGGGGAGACAGGTACGGGCAGTTAAAGGACCCGTTCGGGCACGTATGGTCTGTCGCGACGCACGTGAAGGACCTTACCCCGGAGGAGATAGCGGAAGCGGCGAAAACGGCGATGAGCGAGGGGTGCGGCGACAAAAAATAG